The Microbacterium sp. LWO12-1.2 genome includes a window with the following:
- a CDS encoding DNA-3-methyladenine glycosylase I: MTSLIIGPDERARCAWVGDDAEYRRYHDEEWGTPLHGDRALFEKMALEGFQAGLSWITILRKRPHFREVFAGFEPEVVAEYDDGDVERLMADPGIIRNRAKILATIGNAQIVRSMAEGELDALMWSFAPPASASRPAAMGDVPPVTPESTAMSKELRRRGFRFVGPTTMYALMQSAGMVDDHMQGCWRV; this comes from the coding sequence ATGACCTCCCTGATCATCGGCCCCGACGAGCGCGCCCGCTGCGCCTGGGTGGGCGACGACGCCGAGTACCGCCGCTATCACGACGAGGAGTGGGGCACCCCGCTGCACGGCGACCGTGCGCTGTTCGAGAAGATGGCGCTCGAGGGTTTCCAGGCGGGGCTGTCGTGGATCACGATCCTGCGCAAGCGCCCGCACTTCCGCGAAGTGTTCGCCGGATTCGAGCCCGAGGTGGTCGCTGAGTACGACGACGGCGACGTGGAGCGCCTGATGGCCGACCCCGGGATCATCCGCAATCGCGCGAAGATCCTGGCGACGATCGGCAACGCGCAGATCGTCCGCAGCATGGCGGAGGGCGAGCTCGACGCCTTGATGTGGTCGTTCGCCCCTCCGGCATCCGCATCGCGTCCGGCGGCGATGGGGGATGTGCCCCCTGTCACCCCCGAATCGACCGCGATGAGCAAGGAACTGCGCCGCCGCGGTTTCCGTTTCGTCGGACCCACCACGATGTACGCCCTGATGCAGTCGGCCGGGATGGTCGACGACCATATGCAGGGCTGCTGGCGGGTCTGA
- a CDS encoding Ig-like domain-containing protein, producing MRARPKTLASAAGVTVGVIAITTMAFTYEGFPTTKVDLNDGGVWITKTSSLLVGHFNHESTVLDGGLRTTSEDYDILQAASTVLVVDDSASTVTAVDPARISLGDSAGIPTAAKVALGNRTAAVLDEKSGDLWVVPVRGIAGFEIEAAEPIVELGENADVTVANDGTVFALSAERGEVVTIPVDNEGEAGDPSAASVGEIDAAVRPTITAVGRTPIVLDAAAGVVMTPGGFRTEIDGAADAVLQQASAETDAVAVATASALLEVPIDGSEVTETAVGANGTAAAPVWLRGCTYGAWAGSAKFVRECPGDANDVNALVDGAEDSTSLVFRVNRDVIILNDAVGGAAWMADDSLQRVDNWNDLTPPDGETENEDDSTEETVETTLPERSDINTPPVAADDAYGVRPGATTMLPVLDNDNDADGDVLVAALAEKQPSIGTVQAVNNGGSLQIAVDKDASGSATFTYEADDGRKGKDTAVVTLTVHPWDENDAPQAKRKTALAVETGGTISYNILPDWIDPDGDDIYLQSVTPAEGDEVDFSKDGQMTYKATASLQGRKEVQVVVSDASGLQTTSTLTLDVRPQGSTNPKTNADHVVTRAGEQVTVAPLVNDTSAGRELLRLSRVLDTPGATIQPNTANKTFTFVAPEPGVYYVQYQVTTGPKNGEGLVRVDVMPESETDLPPVAVRDVALLPTGGDVLLGVLNNDTDPAGGILVVQSVSLDPGSGISVSVLNHETLRITDQGALQDEVRIAYRISNGSKSADGEVVVIPIPAPDEILPPTANADTATVRAGDVVTIPVLDNDTHPSDDVLHLSPDLIEPLVDPEDGEAFVSQDEVRFKAGAEAKTVYLTYEAVDSRQQKAAGFVTIQILPIDEEKNAAPRPQDLTARALAGSEVNIAVPLDGIDTDGDSVELIGLDSSPTKGRITKVGPNYFTYEAADGSAGVDAFTYRVRDRLGKEGTATIRVGVAPAEQINQAPYAVKDAVVVRPGREIAVPVLDNDSDPEGDKLQLVKDGLEVPEALTARVSGDRVLVQAPNEEMETSLQYTVVDSRGATATATLQITVDEEVPLKAPVARDDRLQPADLKDGSLSADLEILKNDEDPDGTKDRLDVEVGEGGTLLEGGLVRVTVTEELQLIRYTLTDPDGLQASAFIFVPSRDDLRPTLDSTKPVEVVSGETKELPLDKYVTVAGGGEVTITEKAKITANHANGDDLLLDASTLVYTSADGFFGPDSLTFEVTDGTGPDDPEGRKATLSIPINVLPPENQQPTFLQGQVNVAPGEPETPLDLAALTDDPDPEDKGTHKYSFIGGDTNGISARVDGDRLYVEASSNAKKGATATLKIRISDGETEPIEGTVTALVTASTRNLAAANTDTVTEADAGKTITVPALANDVNPFPDTPLKIVSAVAESGSADVSNTASEVTITPAKSFVGTLVVRYRIQDATEDADREVNGQIIVTVQDVPGTPGTPTVTSVQDRTVVISYSAPTNNGAEITKYTVKSVTGGAYTKECQSTTCTLDGLTNNVEYAFQVTATNRVGESKPSGTSEIARPDARPDTPNPPTLVFGDKSLKVAWTTPTTPGSPVDRYTLEISPAPPSGITQKEVTGNSLTWEGLENGSDYQVRVQAHNRAPDPSSWSGWSASEIPAGPPLAANAPTTQELEPVGNQAQMQVNWGAPDKNGDAIRSYQLEVLEGGNVVRTITPGAQATSQAVVVPTSEAAYTYRIRAQNKAGWGEWSAQSAPRRGVTAPGAPTSLRVTNEGDRQLTISYTPGSRNGAKTGEVQYQYRLNNGNWAGIPGNNIIGGLSNGTNYTVQVRGVATVDGTTYAGAGSNTAAGNPHGKPHTPTGGAEQLTTQVRLKWNATGSPNGRDISTVQISIDGGGWEGVGISGSRDVGNDYDQAHNIRVRAQDTTGAWSDVSQTYSAQSSPRPQPRAWVSRGTPGNWPGQCTDGTCAKFVVNTSNFPAGNYQVWCNSNAPTAGPRFAGGGSWNIPANGSVELSCFHGNGGRGYQVWVTIGGTDYERTNW from the coding sequence ATGCGTGCGCGACCCAAGACGCTGGCTTCGGCCGCAGGCGTCACGGTGGGCGTGATCGCCATCACGACGATGGCGTTCACCTACGAGGGCTTCCCCACGACCAAGGTCGACCTGAACGACGGCGGCGTCTGGATCACCAAGACCTCGAGCCTGCTCGTCGGCCACTTCAACCACGAATCCACCGTGCTCGACGGCGGGCTGCGCACCACGAGCGAGGACTACGACATCCTCCAGGCGGCATCCACCGTCCTCGTGGTCGATGACAGTGCCTCCACCGTCACCGCAGTCGACCCCGCCCGTATCTCGCTCGGCGATTCCGCAGGGATTCCCACGGCCGCGAAGGTCGCGCTCGGCAACCGCACCGCCGCTGTGCTCGACGAGAAGTCCGGCGACCTCTGGGTCGTGCCAGTGCGGGGAATCGCCGGCTTCGAGATCGAGGCGGCGGAGCCGATCGTGGAGCTCGGTGAGAACGCCGACGTGACGGTCGCGAACGACGGCACCGTGTTCGCGCTGTCAGCGGAGCGCGGCGAGGTCGTCACGATCCCTGTCGACAACGAGGGCGAGGCGGGTGACCCCTCCGCGGCATCGGTCGGCGAGATCGACGCGGCCGTGCGCCCCACGATCACCGCGGTCGGGCGCACGCCGATCGTGCTCGATGCCGCGGCCGGCGTCGTGATGACGCCCGGCGGTTTCCGCACCGAGATCGACGGCGCCGCGGATGCCGTGCTGCAGCAGGCGTCCGCCGAGACGGATGCCGTGGCTGTCGCCACGGCATCCGCGCTGCTCGAGGTGCCGATCGACGGCAGCGAGGTGACCGAGACCGCCGTCGGCGCGAACGGCACCGCGGCCGCTCCGGTCTGGCTGCGCGGCTGCACGTACGGCGCATGGGCTGGGTCGGCGAAGTTCGTTCGCGAATGCCCCGGCGACGCCAATGACGTGAACGCGCTCGTCGACGGTGCCGAGGACTCGACGAGCCTGGTGTTCCGCGTCAACCGTGACGTCATCATCCTGAACGACGCCGTCGGCGGCGCGGCCTGGATGGCCGACGACAGCCTGCAGCGCGTCGACAACTGGAACGACCTCACGCCGCCCGACGGAGAGACCGAGAACGAAGACGACTCCACCGAGGAGACGGTCGAGACCACGCTGCCGGAGCGCAGCGACATCAACACCCCGCCCGTGGCGGCGGACGATGCATACGGCGTGCGCCCCGGCGCCACGACCATGCTCCCCGTGCTCGACAACGACAACGACGCCGATGGCGATGTGCTGGTCGCGGCGCTCGCCGAGAAGCAGCCGTCGATCGGCACCGTGCAGGCCGTGAACAACGGGGGATCTCTGCAGATCGCGGTCGACAAGGACGCGTCGGGGAGCGCCACGTTCACCTATGAGGCCGACGACGGACGCAAGGGCAAGGACACCGCGGTGGTGACCCTCACTGTGCACCCCTGGGACGAGAACGACGCCCCGCAGGCGAAGCGCAAGACCGCGCTGGCGGTGGAGACCGGCGGCACGATCTCGTACAACATCCTTCCGGACTGGATCGATCCTGACGGCGATGACATCTATCTGCAGAGCGTCACGCCGGCGGAGGGCGATGAGGTCGACTTCAGCAAAGACGGCCAGATGACCTACAAGGCCACCGCGAGCCTGCAGGGCCGCAAGGAGGTCCAGGTCGTCGTCTCCGATGCATCCGGGCTGCAGACCACCTCGACGCTCACGCTCGACGTGCGTCCGCAGGGGTCGACGAATCCCAAGACGAACGCCGACCACGTGGTCACGAGGGCGGGTGAGCAGGTCACGGTCGCGCCGCTGGTCAACGACACGAGCGCCGGCCGCGAACTGCTGCGCCTGAGCCGGGTGCTCGACACCCCCGGTGCGACGATCCAGCCGAACACGGCGAACAAGACATTCACCTTCGTGGCGCCGGAGCCCGGTGTCTACTACGTGCAGTACCAGGTCACGACCGGGCCCAAGAACGGTGAGGGCCTCGTCCGCGTCGATGTGATGCCGGAGAGCGAGACGGATCTGCCCCCGGTGGCCGTGCGCGACGTGGCCCTGCTGCCCACGGGCGGCGACGTGCTGCTCGGTGTGCTCAACAACGACACAGACCCTGCCGGCGGCATCCTCGTCGTGCAGTCCGTGTCGCTGGACCCGGGGAGCGGCATCTCGGTCTCGGTGCTCAACCACGAGACGCTGCGCATCACCGACCAGGGTGCTCTCCAGGACGAGGTGCGCATCGCGTATCGGATCTCGAACGGATCGAAGTCCGCAGACGGCGAGGTCGTGGTGATCCCGATCCCCGCCCCCGACGAGATCCTGCCGCCGACCGCCAACGCCGACACCGCCACCGTCCGTGCAGGCGATGTCGTGACCATCCCTGTGCTCGACAACGACACCCACCCGAGCGATGACGTGCTGCACCTCTCGCCCGATCTCATCGAGCCGCTGGTCGACCCCGAAGACGGCGAGGCCTTCGTCTCGCAGGACGAGGTGCGCTTCAAAGCCGGCGCCGAGGCCAAGACCGTGTACCTCACCTACGAGGCCGTGGATTCGCGCCAGCAGAAGGCAGCCGGCTTCGTCACGATCCAGATCCTGCCGATCGACGAGGAGAAGAACGCCGCTCCCCGTCCTCAGGACCTCACGGCTCGTGCCCTCGCGGGCAGCGAGGTGAACATCGCGGTGCCGCTCGATGGCATCGATACGGACGGCGACTCCGTCGAGCTCATCGGCCTCGATTCGAGCCCGACCAAGGGCCGCATCACGAAGGTCGGTCCGAACTACTTCACTTACGAGGCGGCAGACGGATCCGCCGGAGTCGACGCCTTCACCTACCGCGTCCGCGACCGTCTCGGCAAGGAGGGCACGGCGACCATCCGCGTCGGCGTCGCCCCCGCGGAGCAGATCAACCAGGCGCCGTACGCGGTGAAGGATGCCGTCGTGGTGCGCCCCGGTCGTGAGATCGCGGTGCCGGTGTTGGACAACGACTCGGATCCAGAGGGCGACAAGCTCCAGCTCGTCAAGGACGGCCTCGAGGTTCCTGAAGCTCTGACCGCCCGAGTCTCGGGTGATCGCGTGCTCGTGCAGGCGCCGAACGAGGAGATGGAGACCTCGCTGCAGTACACGGTCGTCGACTCCCGTGGGGCCACCGCGACCGCGACGCTGCAGATCACGGTCGATGAGGAGGTGCCGCTGAAGGCCCCCGTCGCACGCGATGATCGGCTCCAGCCCGCCGACCTGAAGGACGGCAGCCTGTCGGCAGATCTCGAGATCCTCAAGAACGACGAAGATCCGGACGGCACGAAAGACAGGCTCGACGTCGAGGTCGGCGAGGGCGGGACCCTCCTCGAGGGTGGACTGGTGCGCGTCACGGTCACCGAGGAGCTGCAGCTGATCCGCTACACGCTCACGGACCCCGACGGTCTTCAGGCATCCGCCTTCATCTTCGTGCCATCGCGCGACGACCTGCGCCCCACGTTGGATTCCACCAAGCCGGTCGAGGTCGTCAGCGGCGAGACCAAGGAGCTGCCGCTCGACAAGTACGTGACCGTGGCCGGCGGGGGAGAGGTGACGATCACCGAGAAGGCGAAGATCACCGCGAACCACGCCAACGGCGACGATCTGCTGCTCGACGCGAGCACGCTCGTCTACACCTCGGCTGACGGGTTCTTCGGGCCGGATTCGCTGACCTTCGAGGTCACCGACGGCACGGGCCCCGATGACCCCGAAGGCCGCAAGGCGACGCTCAGCATCCCGATCAACGTGCTGCCGCCGGAGAACCAGCAGCCCACGTTCCTGCAAGGGCAGGTGAACGTCGCGCCCGGCGAGCCGGAGACCCCGCTCGATCTGGCCGCGCTCACGGACGACCCGGACCCCGAGGACAAGGGCACGCACAAGTACTCCTTCATCGGCGGGGACACCAACGGCATCTCTGCGCGTGTCGACGGCGATCGTCTGTACGTCGAGGCATCGTCGAACGCCAAGAAGGGCGCGACCGCGACGCTGAAGATCCGCATCAGCGACGGCGAGACCGAGCCGATCGAGGGAACCGTGACCGCCCTGGTGACGGCGTCCACCCGGAACCTGGCTGCGGCGAACACCGACACGGTGACCGAGGCCGACGCGGGCAAGACGATCACCGTCCCGGCTCTCGCGAACGACGTCAATCCGTTCCCCGATACGCCGTTGAAGATCGTCTCGGCTGTGGCCGAGTCCGGCTCCGCAGATGTGTCGAACACCGCTTCCGAGGTCACCATCACTCCGGCGAAGAGCTTCGTCGGCACGCTCGTGGTGCGCTATCGCATCCAGGATGCGACCGAGGATGCCGACCGCGAGGTGAACGGCCAGATCATCGTCACGGTGCAGGACGTGCCAGGTACGCCGGGCACCCCGACCGTCACGAGTGTGCAGGACCGCACGGTCGTCATCTCCTACTCCGCCCCCACCAACAACGGCGCGGAGATCACGAAGTACACCGTGAAGTCGGTCACGGGGGGTGCGTACACGAAGGAGTGCCAGTCGACCACCTGCACGCTCGATGGTCTGACGAACAACGTCGAGTACGCGTTCCAGGTGACGGCGACGAACCGCGTCGGCGAATCCAAGCCCTCTGGCACCTCGGAGATCGCTCGACCGGATGCGCGCCCCGACACGCCCAACCCGCCGACCCTGGTGTTCGGCGACAAGTCGCTGAAGGTGGCGTGGACGACCCCGACGACCCCCGGGTCCCCGGTCGATCGCTACACGCTCGAGATCTCGCCGGCACCGCCGTCCGGCATCACACAGAAGGAAGTCACCGGCAACTCCCTCACCTGGGAGGGCCTGGAGAACGGGTCCGACTACCAGGTGCGCGTGCAGGCGCACAACCGCGCGCCCGACCCCTCCAGCTGGAGCGGATGGTCCGCCTCCGAGATCCCGGCTGGTCCGCCGCTCGCGGCGAATGCCCCGACCACACAGGAACTCGAGCCGGTCGGCAACCAGGCGCAGATGCAGGTGAACTGGGGTGCCCCCGACAAGAACGGCGACGCGATCCGCAGCTACCAGCTCGAGGTGCTCGAGGGCGGCAACGTCGTGCGTACCATCACGCCGGGCGCGCAGGCGACGAGCCAGGCTGTGGTCGTGCCGACCTCCGAGGCCGCGTACACCTACCGCATCCGGGCGCAGAACAAGGCCGGCTGGGGAGAGTGGAGCGCGCAGTCGGCGCCGCGTCGTGGCGTCACCGCGCCCGGTGCCCCGACCAGTCTCCGCGTGACGAACGAGGGCGACCGGCAGCTGACGATCTCGTACACCCCGGGCTCGCGCAACGGCGCCAAGACGGGCGAGGTCCAGTACCAGTACCGGTTGAACAACGGCAACTGGGCCGGAATCCCCGGCAACAACATCATCGGCGGTCTCAGCAACGGCACGAACTACACCGTGCAGGTGCGCGGTGTGGCCACGGTCGACGGCACGACCTACGCCGGTGCGGGGTCGAACACCGCAGCGGGCAATCCGCACGGCAAGCCGCACACGCCGACCGGGGGCGCGGAACAGCTGACCACCCAGGTGCGTCTGAAGTGGAACGCGACGGGTTCACCGAACGGCCGCGACATCTCGACGGTGCAGATCAGCATCGACGGCGGCGGCTGGGAAGGCGTCGGCATCAGCGGTTCGAGGGACGTCGGCAACGACTACGACCAGGCCCACAACATCCGGGTCAGGGCGCAGGACACGACCGGTGCCTGGTCGGATGTCAGCCAGACGTACAGCGCGCAGTCCAGCCCGCGCCCGCAACCGCGTGCCTGGGTGTCGAGAGGCACCCCCGGCAACTGGCCAGGGCAGTGCACCGACGGCACCTGCGCGAAGTTCGTGGTCAACACCTCGAACTTCCCGGCGGGCAACTATCAGGTCTGGTGCAACAGCAACGCGCCGACCGCCGGTCCGCGCTTCGCGGGCGGTGGGAGCTGGAACATCCCAGCCAACGGCTCTGTCGAGCTCAGCTGCTTCCACGGAAACGGCGGCCGCGGCTACCAGGTCTGGGTCACGATCGGCGGCACGGACTACGAACGCACCAACTGGTAG
- a CDS encoding AAA family ATPase: MSMTPEQAAWFQGTFQRLVDNIDKAVQGKKEIVGLVLSSMLAEGHVLLEDAPGTGKTSLAKALAATVQGTSARIQFTPDLLPSDVTGVTIYDQQSHKFEFHKGPIFASIVLADEINRASPKTQSALLEVMEESRVTVDGITHETGRPFLVIATQNPIEQAGTYKLPEAQLDRFLIKTSIGYPDLAITESILAGASDRNPSAGLSAIITTSAVADMADLAASVHVEPAVLRYVAELAEATRADSAIRLGVSVRGAIAMIRMAKVWAAAHGRHFVLPDDIKTLARPVWQHRLLLDAEAEFAGTSSDAVIARVLDAVAAPQARTAA, encoded by the coding sequence ATGAGCATGACCCCCGAACAGGCCGCCTGGTTCCAGGGCACCTTCCAGCGTCTGGTCGACAACATAGACAAGGCGGTGCAGGGCAAGAAGGAGATCGTCGGCCTCGTGCTCTCGTCGATGCTCGCCGAGGGGCACGTGCTGCTGGAGGATGCTCCCGGCACGGGCAAGACGAGCCTCGCGAAGGCGCTCGCGGCGACCGTGCAGGGCACCAGCGCCCGCATCCAGTTCACGCCTGACCTGCTGCCGTCCGATGTGACCGGTGTCACGATCTACGACCAGCAGTCGCACAAGTTCGAGTTCCACAAGGGGCCGATCTTCGCGTCGATCGTGCTCGCGGATGAGATCAACCGCGCGTCTCCGAAGACGCAGTCCGCGCTGCTCGAGGTCATGGAGGAGTCGCGGGTCACGGTCGACGGCATCACGCACGAGACCGGGCGTCCGTTCCTCGTGATCGCGACCCAGAACCCGATCGAGCAGGCGGGAACGTACAAGCTCCCCGAGGCGCAGCTCGACCGCTTCCTGATCAAGACGTCGATCGGCTACCCCGACCTCGCGATCACCGAGAGCATCCTCGCGGGTGCCTCGGACCGCAACCCCTCCGCCGGACTCTCGGCCATCATCACGACCAGCGCGGTGGCAGACATGGCCGACCTCGCGGCATCAGTGCACGTCGAGCCCGCCGTGCTGCGCTACGTCGCCGAACTGGCCGAGGCCACCCGTGCCGACTCCGCGATCCGCCTGGGCGTCTCGGTGCGTGGGGCGATCGCGATGATCCGTATGGCGAAGGTATGGGCCGCGGCCCACGGGCGCCATTTCGTGCTCCCGGATGACATCAAGACGCTGGCCCGCCCCGTCTGGCAGCACCGTCTGCTGCTCGACGCCGAAGCCGAGTTCGCCGGCACCAGCAGCGACGCGGTCATCGCCCGCGTGCTCGACGCCGTCGCCGCACCGCAGGCGCGAACGGCGGCCTGA
- a CDS encoding DUF58 domain-containing protein, with product MTAEALQAPPAQTERDAGWRDIAAVIGARVLARLRRIAAAVRPLAWVLLALVVGFWILGQVAGWSEFTVAAVVIAITLVLCSLFLIGRTAYDVSLDLARTRVVVGERAVGALTLANRGTRAILPSRVVLPVGAGRGEFGIQRLAAGEEAEELFAIPTQKRGVVKVGPVSVVRGDPLGLFERAHRRDDPVDLFVHPRTVLFDGQSLGYLRDLEGLPAADLSRDDVSFHALLEYQPGDDLRHVHWKSTARTGTMMVRQYEETRRSHFVIGLSRSTGDYASDQDFELAISIAGSIGLRAIRDSQRVDVRVQGRELAAGTGKQLLDSLAAIEESKPREGGIAELAGVLSRTMPLASVVVLVCGSKVRADDLRLACSRLPYGARVLAVVADGSVSSPALQRIGEADVVTIGALAQVPLALQKVLA from the coding sequence ATGACCGCGGAGGCACTTCAGGCGCCGCCGGCGCAGACGGAACGCGACGCCGGATGGCGTGACATCGCGGCCGTCATCGGCGCGCGCGTCCTGGCGCGCCTCCGACGCATCGCCGCAGCGGTCCGTCCTCTCGCCTGGGTGCTGCTCGCCCTCGTGGTCGGCTTCTGGATCCTCGGACAGGTCGCCGGGTGGTCGGAGTTCACGGTCGCCGCGGTCGTGATCGCGATCACGCTCGTCCTGTGCTCCCTGTTCCTGATCGGGCGTACCGCCTACGACGTGTCGCTCGACCTCGCCCGCACGCGGGTCGTGGTGGGGGAGCGGGCGGTCGGCGCGCTGACCCTCGCGAACCGCGGAACACGGGCGATCCTGCCCTCCCGCGTGGTGCTGCCGGTCGGCGCGGGGCGCGGGGAGTTCGGCATCCAGCGGCTCGCCGCCGGCGAGGAGGCGGAGGAGCTCTTCGCGATCCCGACGCAGAAGCGCGGCGTCGTGAAGGTCGGGCCGGTCAGCGTCGTCCGAGGCGACCCGCTCGGCCTGTTCGAGCGCGCTCACCGCCGCGACGATCCCGTGGACCTGTTCGTGCATCCGCGCACGGTGCTGTTCGACGGCCAGTCTCTCGGATACCTGCGCGATCTCGAGGGTCTCCCCGCGGCTGACCTCTCGCGCGATGACGTGTCGTTCCATGCGCTGCTGGAGTACCAGCCCGGCGACGACCTGCGTCATGTGCATTGGAAGTCCACCGCGCGCACCGGCACCATGATGGTGCGTCAGTACGAGGAGACCCGCCGGTCCCACTTCGTGATCGGCCTCTCCCGCTCGACGGGCGACTACGCCTCCGATCAGGACTTCGAGCTCGCGATCTCCATCGCCGGCTCCATCGGACTGCGCGCGATCCGCGATTCGCAGCGTGTCGATGTGCGCGTGCAGGGTCGCGAACTCGCCGCCGGCACCGGGAAGCAGCTGCTCGACTCGCTCGCGGCGATCGAGGAGAGCAAGCCCCGTGAGGGAGGGATCGCGGAGCTGGCCGGTGTGCTCTCCCGCACGATGCCGCTCGCGAGCGTGGTGGTGCTGGTGTGCGGCTCGAAGGTGCGCGCCGACGATCTCCGCCTCGCCTGCTCCCGCCTGCCCTACGGTGCACGCGTCCTCGCCGTGGTCGCGGACGGCTCCGTGTCATCACCGGCCCTCCAGCGCATCGGAGAGGCCGACGTCGTGACCATCGGCGCGCTCGCGCAGGTCCCCCTCGCTCTGCAGAAGGTTCTCGCATGA